Proteins encoded by one window of Acuticoccus sp. MNP-M23:
- a CDS encoding 23S rRNA (adenine(2030)-N(6))-methyltransferase RlmJ, translating to MNYRHIYHAGNFADVLKHAVLARLVGYLCQKPKPFRVIDTHAGLGLYDLSADEAQRTGEWRDGIGRLLGADLPAEAAALLAPYLDAVAAFNAPGDMTAYPGSPVLLRQLLRPVDRLSAIELHPDDHAVLADRFAGDHQVRVTRLNGWLALKGHLPPKERRGLVLVDPPFEEPGEYTRLADGLALGHRRFAGGTFCLWYPKKYGAPITAFHMALAATKIPSILCVEMDVRRGETGLEGSGLIIVNPPYTLEAELAVLLPPLTRILAQDDSASHAVFWLAREA from the coding sequence ATGAACTACCGCCACATCTACCACGCCGGCAATTTCGCCGACGTCCTCAAACACGCCGTTCTGGCGCGCCTCGTCGGCTACCTCTGCCAGAAGCCCAAGCCGTTCCGCGTGATCGACACTCACGCCGGCCTCGGCCTCTACGACCTTTCCGCCGACGAGGCGCAGCGCACCGGCGAGTGGCGCGACGGCATCGGCCGGCTTCTCGGTGCGGACCTGCCGGCGGAGGCCGCAGCGCTGCTGGCGCCGTACCTCGATGCCGTCGCCGCCTTCAACGCGCCGGGTGACATGACCGCCTATCCGGGCTCGCCGGTTCTGCTGCGGCAACTGCTCCGGCCTGTGGACCGGCTTTCCGCCATAGAACTTCACCCCGACGATCATGCCGTGCTGGCGGACCGGTTTGCCGGCGACCATCAGGTGCGGGTGACGCGGCTTAACGGGTGGCTGGCGCTGAAAGGACATCTGCCGCCCAAGGAACGGCGCGGGCTGGTGCTGGTGGACCCGCCCTTCGAAGAGCCCGGCGAATATACCCGCCTTGCGGACGGCCTCGCCCTTGGCCACCGCCGCTTTGCCGGCGGCACGTTCTGCCTGTGGTATCCGAAAAAGTACGGCGCGCCGATCACCGCCTTTCACATGGCGCTGGCGGCAACAAAGATCCCCAGCATCCTGTGCGTGGAGATGGATGTGCGGCGGGGCGAGACCGGGCTTGAAGGGTCCGGCCTAATCATCGTCAATCCGCCCTATACGCTGGAGGCGGAGCTTGCGGTCCTGCTGCCGCCGCTCACCCGCATTCTGGCGCAGGACGACAGCGCGTCCCACGCCGTCTTCTGGCTCGCGCGCGAAGCCTGA
- a CDS encoding DUF2938 family protein yields MGEFLLNSVLIGIGATAIFDVWGKVVAAVGLPGANWTMGGRWFAYIPRGRLVHDGIANSPSLAGETAVGWVMHYVTGIVFAAALLLIWGVGWADAPTLGPALIVGVTTVLLGWCVMSPAMGGGIAAQKRPDRWTVRAVQLTAHVVFGFGLWLTALALAAL; encoded by the coding sequence ATGGGCGAATTTCTATTGAACAGCGTCCTCATCGGGATCGGCGCCACTGCCATCTTCGATGTGTGGGGGAAGGTGGTGGCCGCCGTCGGTCTGCCTGGCGCCAACTGGACCATGGGCGGCCGCTGGTTCGCCTATATCCCGCGTGGCAGGCTGGTCCATGACGGCATTGCAAACAGCCCGTCGCTGGCGGGCGAAACCGCCGTCGGCTGGGTGATGCACTACGTCACCGGCATCGTCTTTGCCGCAGCGCTCCTTCTCATCTGGGGCGTGGGGTGGGCCGACGCGCCGACGCTCGGCCCCGCGCTGATTGTCGGGGTGACGACCGTTCTCCTCGGCTGGTGCGTGATGAGCCCGGCCATGGGCGGCGGGATCGCAGCCCAGAAGCGGCCCGACCGCTGGACGGTCCGCGCGGTGCAACTGACCGCGCACGTGGTGTTCGGCTTCGGGCTGTGGCTCACCGCGCTGGCTCTCGCAGCGCTCTGA
- the gltB gene encoding glutamate synthase large subunit, which produces MTMTKVTLIPSPAGQPNIATPTRAPRMAPTEGLYRADKEHDACGVGFIADIHNRPTHAIVEQGLQILVNLTHRGAVGADPEMGDGAGMLTQLPDALLREEAEALGFTLPSAGNYAVGMVFIPPKREEELKRVVEDVCAAEGNPFLGWRKVPVDSTAIPPSVQASEPKIWQFFIGCGDEVCDPETFERRLFITRKVISNKVFDGRPPAQIGFVICSLSCRTVVYKGMFLAHQLGAYYEDLRDERYVSALSLVHQRFSTNTFPSWGLAHPYRMVAHNGEINTLRGNVNWMAARQATASSSLYGEEISKLWPISYEGQSDTACFDNALEFLVQGGYSLTHAMAMLVPEAWAGNPLMGEKRRAFYEYHAALMEPWDGPAAIVFTDGRQIGATLDRNGLRPARYCVTKDGLVIMGSEAGVLPIDEDRIEKKWRLQPGKMLLIDLEEHRIVSDEEIKRSLSTQFPYRAWLDETQIVLEDQPTVRARAPRTNETLLDRQQAFGYSQEDLKLLMSPMAITGQEALGSMGTDTPLSVLSDKSKVLYTYFKQNFAQVTNPPIDPIREELVMSLVSFIGPRPNLFDIEGLQDRKRLEVRQPILTNDDLEKIREIGDIGDNQFHTLSLDITYAAERGAEGMDAMIQRLCERAEKAVRDGYNIIILSDRLISRTRIAIPALLATAGVHHHLIRKGLRTSVGLVVESGEPREVHHFAVLAGYGAEAINPYLAFETLVEIHHTFPEEVDDQEVVERYIKSIDKGLLKVMSKMGISTYQSYCGAQIFDAVGLSSEFVDKFFFGTATMIEGVGLAEVAEETVRRHTIAFSDDVILARGLEVGGEYAFRTRGEHHFWQADTVAQLQHAVRLNDATKYEDYSRMVNEESGRYSVRGLFRIKDAAEMGRTAVPIDEVEPAADIVKRFVTGAMSLGAISKEAHETLALAMNKIGGRSNTGEGGEDPDRFRKLPNGASKRSAIKQVASGRFGVTTEYLVNADQIQIKMAQGAKPGEGGQLPGHKVDAVIARLRHSTQGVGLISPPPHHDIYSIEDLAQLIFDLKNVNPAADVSVKLVSEVGVGTVAAGVAKARADHITIAGFDGGTGASPLTSIKHAGSPWEMGLAETHQTLVANGLRSRVAVQVDGGLRTGRDVFVGALLGADEFGFSTAPLIATGCIMMRKCHLNTCPVGVATQDPVLRRRFKGLPEHVINFMFFVAEEVRQYLAAAGFRSLSEATGMVDVLDQRRLVDHYKARGLDFRKVFVGSDAPHDEQRHTELQEHPIATVLDRELIARARPAIEDEEPVTIDMAINSVDRTAGAMLSGEVAKAHGMEGLPDGTINVNLTGTAGQSFGAWLAHGITLNLTGDANDYVGKGLCGGRIVVKPRPDTSIVPSDSIIVGNTVMYGAIAGECYFSGVAGERFAVRNSGAIAVVEGCGDHGCEYMTGGVVLVIGQTGRNFAAGMSGGVAYVLDEAGDFKRRCNLAMVELEPVAEEDMLLERLHHHGGDLETKGRVDITDDMNHHDDDRIRALITTHIKWTGSARGQMILDNWDEYRPKFVKVMPVDYRRVLEEMEAQRLGVAAE; this is translated from the coding sequence ATGACGATGACAAAGGTGACGCTTATTCCGTCCCCGGCTGGCCAGCCGAACATCGCCACCCCCACCCGCGCGCCCCGTATGGCGCCGACCGAGGGTCTGTACCGCGCCGACAAGGAACACGATGCCTGCGGCGTCGGCTTCATTGCGGACATTCACAACCGGCCGACCCACGCCATTGTGGAGCAGGGCCTGCAGATTCTGGTGAACCTCACCCACCGCGGTGCCGTGGGCGCTGACCCCGAAATGGGCGACGGCGCCGGCATGCTCACCCAGCTTCCGGACGCGCTGCTGCGCGAAGAGGCCGAGGCGCTCGGCTTTACCCTCCCTTCAGCTGGTAACTATGCCGTGGGCATGGTGTTCATTCCGCCCAAGCGCGAGGAAGAGCTGAAGCGCGTGGTGGAGGACGTTTGCGCCGCTGAAGGCAACCCCTTCCTCGGCTGGCGCAAGGTGCCGGTTGATTCCACGGCCATTCCGCCGTCGGTCCAGGCGTCCGAGCCAAAGATCTGGCAGTTCTTCATCGGCTGCGGCGACGAGGTGTGCGACCCCGAAACCTTCGAGCGGCGCCTCTTCATCACCCGCAAGGTGATCTCCAACAAGGTGTTCGACGGGCGCCCGCCTGCGCAGATCGGCTTCGTCATCTGCTCGCTGTCGTGCCGCACGGTGGTGTACAAGGGCATGTTCCTCGCCCACCAGCTCGGCGCCTACTACGAAGACCTGCGCGACGAGCGCTACGTTTCCGCGCTTTCACTTGTCCACCAGCGCTTCTCCACCAACACGTTCCCCTCGTGGGGGCTCGCGCACCCGTACCGGATGGTCGCCCACAACGGCGAGATCAACACCCTGCGCGGCAACGTCAACTGGATGGCGGCAAGGCAGGCGACGGCCTCGTCCTCGCTTTATGGCGAGGAAATCTCCAAGCTGTGGCCGATTTCCTATGAGGGCCAGTCCGACACCGCGTGCTTCGACAACGCGCTCGAATTTCTCGTGCAGGGCGGCTACTCGCTGACCCACGCCATGGCGATGCTCGTGCCCGAGGCATGGGCCGGAAACCCGCTCATGGGCGAGAAGCGCCGCGCATTTTACGAATATCATGCCGCGCTGATGGAGCCGTGGGACGGCCCCGCCGCCATCGTCTTCACCGACGGCCGCCAGATTGGCGCGACGCTCGACCGCAACGGCCTGCGCCCCGCGCGCTACTGCGTCACCAAGGACGGCCTCGTGATCATGGGGTCGGAAGCCGGCGTGCTGCCGATTGACGAAGACCGCATCGAGAAGAAGTGGCGTCTCCAGCCCGGCAAGATGCTGCTGATCGACCTCGAAGAGCACCGCATCGTCTCCGACGAGGAAATCAAGCGTTCGCTCTCCACGCAGTTCCCGTACCGCGCATGGCTCGACGAGACGCAGATCGTGCTGGAAGACCAGCCGACCGTGCGCGCCCGTGCGCCGCGCACCAACGAGACCCTGCTCGACCGCCAGCAGGCCTTCGGCTACAGCCAGGAAGACCTGAAGCTCCTGATGTCTCCCATGGCGATCACGGGCCAGGAGGCGCTCGGCTCCATGGGCACCGACACGCCGCTCTCGGTCCTGTCGGACAAGTCCAAGGTGCTTTACACCTACTTCAAGCAGAACTTTGCGCAGGTCACGAACCCGCCGATCGACCCCATCCGCGAAGAGCTGGTGATGAGCCTGGTGTCGTTCATCGGCCCGCGCCCGAACCTCTTCGACATCGAGGGCCTGCAGGATCGCAAGCGGCTTGAAGTGCGCCAGCCGATCCTCACCAACGACGACCTGGAGAAGATCCGGGAAATCGGCGATATCGGCGACAACCAGTTCCACACCCTCTCGCTCGACATCACCTACGCCGCAGAGCGCGGCGCCGAGGGCATGGACGCGATGATCCAGCGCCTGTGCGAGCGCGCCGAAAAGGCCGTGCGCGACGGGTACAACATCATCATCCTGTCGGACCGGCTGATCTCCCGCACCCGCATCGCAATCCCGGCGCTTCTCGCGACGGCAGGCGTCCACCACCACCTCATCCGCAAGGGCCTTCGCACCTCCGTCGGGCTTGTTGTCGAGTCGGGCGAGCCGCGCGAAGTCCACCACTTCGCGGTGCTGGCAGGCTACGGCGCCGAGGCGATCAACCCCTACCTCGCGTTCGAGACACTGGTGGAGATCCACCACACCTTCCCCGAGGAGGTGGACGACCAGGAGGTTGTCGAGCGCTACATCAAGTCCATCGACAAGGGTCTTCTCAAGGTGATGTCCAAGATGGGCATCTCCACGTATCAGTCCTATTGCGGCGCGCAGATCTTCGACGCGGTGGGCCTTTCGTCCGAGTTCGTCGACAAGTTCTTCTTCGGCACCGCGACCATGATCGAGGGCGTCGGCCTTGCCGAAGTCGCCGAGGAGACCGTGCGGCGCCACACCATCGCCTTCTCCGATGACGTGATCCTGGCACGCGGCCTGGAAGTCGGCGGCGAGTACGCATTCCGCACCCGCGGCGAGCACCATTTCTGGCAGGCCGACACGGTGGCGCAGCTTCAGCACGCCGTCCGCCTCAACGATGCCACCAAGTACGAAGACTATTCGCGCATGGTGAACGAGGAATCGGGTCGCTACTCGGTCCGCGGCCTGTTCCGCATCAAGGACGCCGCGGAGATGGGCCGCACCGCCGTCCCCATCGACGAGGTGGAGCCCGCGGCCGACATCGTGAAGCGTTTCGTCACCGGCGCCATGAGCCTTGGCGCCATCTCCAAGGAGGCGCACGAGACGCTGGCGCTGGCGATGAACAAGATCGGCGGCCGCTCCAACACGGGCGAGGGCGGCGAGGACCCGGACCGCTTCCGCAAGCTCCCAAACGGCGCGTCCAAGCGCTCGGCGATCAAGCAGGTGGCATCGGGCCGCTTCGGCGTGACGACGGAGTATCTCGTCAACGCCGACCAGATCCAGATCAAGATGGCCCAGGGCGCCAAGCCCGGCGAGGGCGGCCAGCTCCCCGGCCACAAGGTAGATGCTGTCATTGCGCGCCTGCGCCACTCCACGCAGGGCGTCGGCCTCATCTCGCCGCCGCCGCACCACGACATCTACTCCATCGAAGACCTCGCCCAGCTGATCTTCGACCTGAAAAACGTGAACCCGGCGGCTGACGTCTCGGTCAAGCTCGTCTCCGAGGTTGGCGTCGGCACGGTGGCGGCCGGCGTTGCCAAGGCACGCGCCGACCACATCACCATCGCAGGTTTCGACGGCGGCACGGGCGCCTCGCCGCTCACCTCCATCAAGCACGCAGGCTCGCCGTGGGAGATGGGCCTTGCCGAAACCCACCAGACGCTGGTCGCCAACGGCCTGCGCTCCCGCGTTGCCGTCCAGGTCGACGGCGGGCTGCGCACCGGGCGTGACGTCTTCGTCGGCGCGCTGCTGGGTGCTGACGAGTTCGGCTTCTCCACCGCGCCGCTCATTGCGACCGGCTGCATCATGATGCGCAAGTGCCACCTCAACACCTGCCCGGTGGGTGTCGCGACACAGGACCCTGTCCTTCGTCGTCGCTTCAAGGGCCTGCCGGAGCACGTGATCAACTTCATGTTCTTCGTGGCCGAAGAAGTGCGTCAGTATCTGGCCGCCGCCGGCTTCCGCTCGCTGTCCGAAGCGACGGGCATGGTCGACGTGCTCGACCAGCGCCGCCTCGTGGACCACTACAAGGCCCGCGGCCTGGACTTCCGCAAGGTCTTCGTCGGCTCCGATGCACCGCATGACGAGCAGCGCCACACCGAGCTGCAGGAGCACCCGATCGCCACCGTGCTCGACCGCGAGCTGATCGCCCGTGCGCGCCCGGCCATCGAGGACGAAGAGCCCGTCACCATCGACATGGCGATCAACTCGGTCGACCGCACGGCGGGCGCCATGCTGTCGGGCGAAGTCGCCAAGGCGCACGGGATGGAAGGCCTGCCGGACGGGACCATCAACGTGAACCTCACGGGCACCGCCGGCCAGTCCTTCGGCGCATGGCTTGCCCACGGCATCACGCTCAACCTCACCGGCGATGCCAACGACTATGTGGGCAAGGGCCTGTGCGGCGGACGGATTGTTGTGAAGCCGCGGCCGGACACCTCCATCGTGCCGTCGGACTCCATCATCGTCGGCAACACCGTCATGTACGGCGCAATCGCAGGGGAGTGCTACTTCTCGGGCGTTGCGGGCGAGCGGTTCGCTGTGCGCAACTCCGGCGCCATTGCGGTGGTGGAAGGCTGCGGCGACCACGGCTGCGAATACATGACCGGCGGCGTGGTGCTGGTGATCGGCCAGACCGGCCGCAACTTTGCAGCCGGCATGTCCGGCGGCGTCGCCTATGTGCTGGACGAGGCTGGCGACTTCAAGCGCCGCTGCAACCTTGCGATGGTGGAGCTGGAGCCGGTCGCGGAAGAGGACATGCTCCTGGAGCGTCTCCACCACCATGGCGGCGACCTCGAGACCAAAGGCCGTGTCGACATCACCGACGACATGAACCACCACGACGACGATCGCATCCGCGCGCTGATCACCACCCACATCAAGTGGACCGGGTCTGCCCGCGGCCAGATGATCCTCGACAACTGGGACGAGTACCGCCCCAAGTTCGTCAAGGTCATGCCGGTCGACTACCGGCGGGTTCTGGAAGAGATGGAAGCCCAGCGCCTGGGCGTTGCGGCGGAGTGA
- a CDS encoding TetR/AcrR family transcriptional regulator, translating into MNALSATVGRETARTRLLDAAIKIVRCKGFAATSVAELCAEAGVTKGAFFHHFESKDALCAAAASHWSETTGALFQGAPYHAHANPADRVLAYIGFRRAILCGPLEEITCYAGTVAQEAYQSDAIRSACAAAIFDHAATLEADVDAALAAAGRTGEFSAASLARHTQAVLQGAFILAKAAGDIAPAVESVDHLGRYFALLLNREWSTDDAR; encoded by the coding sequence ATGAACGCTTTATCCGCCACCGTCGGCCGTGAGACAGCACGGACGCGCCTCCTCGATGCGGCAATCAAAATTGTCCGCTGCAAAGGGTTTGCCGCTACGTCGGTAGCGGAACTCTGCGCGGAAGCCGGCGTCACCAAGGGCGCGTTCTTCCACCATTTCGAGAGCAAGGATGCGCTGTGTGCTGCCGCAGCTTCCCACTGGTCGGAGACGACAGGTGCCCTCTTTCAAGGCGCACCTTACCACGCGCACGCCAACCCCGCCGACCGGGTGCTCGCCTACATCGGCTTTCGCCGCGCAATCCTTTGTGGCCCGCTTGAAGAAATCACCTGCTACGCAGGCACAGTGGCGCAGGAGGCCTACCAGTCGGACGCGATCCGGTCCGCCTGCGCCGCTGCAATCTTCGACCATGCGGCAACGCTGGAGGCGGACGTTGACGCCGCCCTCGCCGCAGCCGGCCGCACCGGCGAATTCTCGGCCGCAAGCCTCGCACGGCACACCCAGGCCGTCCTGCAAGGGGCCTTCATTCTTGCCAAGGCCGCAGGAGACATCGCCCCCGCGGTCGAGAGCGTGGACCATCTCGGCCGCTACTTCGCCCTCCTCCTCAACCGCGAATGGAGCACCGATGATGCCCGCTGA
- a CDS encoding DUF1428 domain-containing protein — protein sequence MTYIQGCLSPVPQGRREDYIRYARLAADWLKAEGALHVMEAWGADVPDGETNSMNTAVMRKDDEVVVLSWIVWPDAATSNAAMEKMMNEPLFASATNPMPFDGKRMIYGGFEPIVEA from the coding sequence ATGACCTACATTCAGGGCTGCCTGTCGCCAGTGCCGCAAGGCCGGCGGGAGGATTATATCCGCTACGCCCGCCTCGCGGCCGACTGGTTGAAGGCCGAGGGCGCACTGCATGTGATGGAGGCGTGGGGCGCCGATGTGCCCGACGGTGAGACCAACTCGATGAACACGGCGGTGATGCGCAAGGACGACGAGGTTGTCGTCCTGTCCTGGATCGTGTGGCCGGACGCTGCAACCTCAAACGCCGCGATGGAGAAGATGATGAACGAGCCGCTGTTTGCTTCGGCGACCAACCCGATGCCGTTCGACGGCAAACGGATGATCTACGGCGGCTTCGAACCGATCGTCGAAGCGTAG
- a CDS encoding AI-2E family transporter, with product MPDLAAIAREGPRWAIIGIFLIMLVGALGFARPFLVPVVLAFLLTLVFSPVRRLLDRRLPSVVSALLIVGTLLVVLAGGVVLLSKPIATWIDDAPRLATTIELKLRSLRGAAETVVEAGEKLSEIASGAADTPAGTVVVQNDDSMVASMALLAPGVVAQLAFVLVLLFFLLSSGDMIYEKIVHVMPTFRDKRHAIRIAYDIERKLSTYLFTITVINAALGATIGLVMWALGMPSPLLFGVIGFAFNFVPYVGAFAGGVIAAAVGLVSLDHLSEAAIAGGVYLVLTTVFGQFITPYFVSRQLRLNTVVVFLSVAMCAWLWSVVGMLIATPLLVTVRVFCEHIPPLENVGSFLSARGAESATDEEADESAA from the coding sequence GTGCCTGACCTCGCAGCCATTGCGCGGGAAGGGCCGCGCTGGGCGATCATCGGCATCTTCCTCATCATGCTGGTGGGCGCGCTGGGCTTTGCGCGTCCGTTTCTGGTGCCGGTGGTGCTGGCGTTCCTGTTGACGCTGGTGTTCAGCCCGGTGCGCCGGCTGCTCGACCGGCGGCTCCCATCGGTCGTGTCGGCGCTTCTCATTGTGGGAACGCTGCTGGTGGTGCTCGCCGGGGGCGTGGTGCTCCTGTCCAAGCCCATCGCCACCTGGATCGACGATGCGCCGCGGCTTGCCACCACCATCGAGCTGAAGCTGCGCAGCCTGCGGGGCGCTGCCGAAACCGTGGTGGAGGCGGGTGAGAAGCTGTCAGAGATCGCCAGCGGGGCCGCCGACACGCCGGCCGGAACCGTGGTGGTCCAGAACGACGACAGTATGGTGGCGTCGATGGCGCTCCTGGCACCGGGGGTGGTCGCCCAGCTCGCCTTCGTTCTGGTGCTTCTGTTCTTCCTGCTTTCGTCCGGTGACATGATCTACGAGAAGATCGTGCACGTCATGCCGACGTTCCGCGACAAGCGGCACGCGATCCGCATCGCCTACGACATCGAGCGAAAGCTCTCGACGTATCTGTTCACCATCACCGTCATCAACGCGGCGCTCGGCGCCACCATCGGCCTCGTGATGTGGGCGCTGGGGATGCCGAGCCCGCTCTTGTTCGGCGTGATCGGGTTCGCCTTCAATTTCGTGCCCTATGTCGGCGCGTTTGCCGGCGGCGTCATTGCGGCGGCCGTCGGGCTCGTCAGCCTCGACCACCTCAGCGAGGCGGCAATAGCGGGCGGGGTCTACCTTGTCCTCACCACAGTGTTCGGGCAGTTCATCACGCCCTATTTCGTCAGCCGGCAGCTCCGGCTCAATACCGTGGTGGTGTTCCTGTCGGTCGCCATGTGCGCGTGGCTCTGGTCTGTCGTCGGGATGCTGATTGCAACGCCGCTGCTGGTCACCGTCCGCGTGTTCTGCGAGCACATTCCGCCGCTGGAGAATGTCGGCAGCTTCCTCTCCGCCCGCGGCGCCGAATCGGCCACGGACGAAGAGGCGGACGAGAGCGCAGCGTAG
- a CDS encoding ABC transporter ATP-binding protein yields the protein MSKNRTADRSPPPATGRIRLPDTETLGRDPFSGVFRRFETLIDPFAPYADQRPPADLVAFLRWGLGDVRWPVIAFGVVSLAFGAAEALVFFLIGGLVDRAVAAGPDGIFTSELWWLGGLVFAVVVAKPVTQLCQSALTSLTLGPGIHQQTIWRLHRHTLGQAMQFFEEDFAGRLSQKQMQTGNALMSVTSDTLSGLGMLMAYLVTMALLLWSAEPWLGVVVVLWALAFAFALRWGVPRVRARSKARAAARANVSGQFVDSISHMKTVKIFAHAKREETAARDAITTLRETSLAFGRAMMAMRVFIVLMNIVVTLLMIFGALWFYAAGEATVGVIAMASMMTIRLTGMSNWMAQSALSIFGELGTIEDGAATLSPPHDVVDAADAVDLGRPRGDIRFDDVTFRYGRPTGGVHGLTFHVKPGEKVGLVGRSGAGKSTAVALLLRLYDIDSGAITIDGHNIADLTQDSLRLAVGTVTQETAVFNRSALANIRYGDPGATEEAAHAAARRARAHDFIGHLADSKGRTGYEAHLGERGVKLSGGQRQRIALARAILKDAPILVLDEATSALDSEVEAEIQDALNEVMQGKTVVAIAHRLSTIAAMDKIIVIDDGRVIEEGPHTALLARGGVYADLWSRQSGGFLGAEAAE from the coding sequence ATGTCCAAAAACCGAACCGCCGACCGTTCCCCGCCGCCCGCCACCGGACGGATCAGGCTTCCCGACACCGAGACGCTGGGCCGCGACCCGTTCTCGGGCGTTTTTCGCCGCTTCGAAACCCTGATCGATCCGTTCGCGCCCTATGCCGACCAGCGCCCTCCGGCGGACCTCGTGGCGTTTTTGCGCTGGGGTCTGGGAGACGTGCGCTGGCCGGTCATCGCGTTCGGCGTCGTGTCGCTGGCGTTCGGTGCGGCGGAGGCTCTGGTCTTTTTCCTGATCGGCGGGCTGGTCGACCGGGCGGTGGCGGCCGGGCCTGACGGCATCTTCACCTCGGAGCTGTGGTGGCTGGGAGGGCTGGTGTTTGCGGTGGTGGTCGCCAAGCCCGTCACCCAGCTGTGCCAGAGCGCGCTCACCTCGCTCACCCTCGGCCCCGGCATTCACCAGCAGACCATCTGGCGCCTGCACAGGCACACGCTCGGCCAGGCGATGCAATTCTTCGAGGAGGATTTTGCCGGCCGCCTGTCCCAGAAGCAGATGCAGACCGGCAACGCGCTGATGAGCGTCACGTCCGACACGCTGTCCGGCCTCGGCATGCTGATGGCCTACCTCGTCACCATGGCGCTGCTGCTGTGGTCGGCCGAGCCATGGCTTGGCGTCGTGGTGGTTTTGTGGGCGCTCGCCTTCGCCTTCGCGCTGCGCTGGGGCGTGCCGCGGGTGCGGGCACGCTCCAAGGCACGGGCGGCCGCGCGCGCCAACGTGTCCGGCCAGTTCGTCGACAGCATCAGCCACATGAAGACGGTGAAGATCTTTGCCCACGCCAAGCGTGAGGAGACCGCCGCCCGCGACGCCATCACCACCTTGCGCGAGACCAGCCTCGCCTTCGGCCGGGCGATGATGGCCATGCGCGTCTTCATCGTGCTGATGAATATCGTCGTCACACTCCTGATGATCTTTGGCGCCCTGTGGTTTTATGCGGCGGGGGAGGCCACCGTCGGCGTCATCGCCATGGCCTCGATGATGACCATCCGCCTCACCGGGATGAGCAACTGGATGGCCCAGTCCGCCCTCAGCATCTTCGGCGAGCTGGGGACCATCGAGGATGGCGCTGCCACCTTGTCGCCGCCACACGACGTGGTGGACGCGGCGGACGCGGTGGACCTTGGCCGCCCGCGCGGCGACATCCGGTTCGACGATGTCACCTTCCGCTACGGCCGGCCCACCGGGGGGGTCCACGGCCTGACCTTCCACGTGAAGCCGGGCGAAAAGGTTGGCCTCGTCGGCCGTTCGGGCGCCGGCAAGTCCACCGCCGTGGCGCTCCTCCTGAGGCTTTACGATATCGACAGCGGCGCCATCACCATCGACGGGCACAACATCGCGGATCTGACGCAGGACAGCCTGCGGCTTGCCGTCGGCACGGTCACGCAGGAAACTGCGGTGTTTAACCGGTCGGCGCTCGCCAATATCCGTTATGGCGATCCGGGCGCCACCGAGGAGGCAGCGCACGCGGCGGCACGCCGGGCCCGCGCGCACGACTTCATCGGCCACCTTGCCGATTCCAAGGGCCGCACCGGCTACGAGGCCCACCTCGGCGAACGCGGCGTGAAGCTGTCCGGCGGCCAGCGGCAGAGAATCGCGCTCGCCCGTGCGATTCTGAAGGACGCGCCGATCCTCGTTCTCGACGAGGCGACGTCCGCGCTGGACTCCGAAGTGGAGGCCGAAATCCAGGATGCGCTCAACGAGGTGATGCAGGGCAAGACTGTGGTCGCCATCGCGCACCGCCTTTCCACCATCGCCGCCATGGACAAGATCATCGTCATCGACGATGGCCGCGTGATCGAAGAAGGGCCGCACACGGCACTTTTGGCGCGCGGCGGCGTTTACGCTGATCTGTGGTCGCGTCAGTCTGGCGGTTTTCTGGGCGCCGAGGCGGCGGAATAG
- a CDS encoding FkbM family methyltransferase, whose amino-acid sequence MRDGQDKITLCGRPGDRYFERVSLKRRSERILIDMLDRGVRREGVALDVGANIGLTAVTMARRLKGPVYAFEPHPETFSLLRRTLIANKADNVSPFNLALGREQGSLPFFVDPDSSASHLVMPHTLGADGNVNVDISTVDTFAVPLEAPVNFIKIDAEGAEEDVLAGARLTIARDEPSAFIEFNLFTLMTVGDKNPRDFLQMLRCLFRYVYRFSETGAYPIQTDPEAVGFLHDLLINGHTASDLFCTFDPL is encoded by the coding sequence GTGCGCGACGGTCAGGACAAGATCACCTTGTGCGGCCGGCCGGGTGACCGCTATTTCGAGCGCGTCAGTCTCAAGCGCCGCTCCGAGCGCATCCTCATCGACATGCTGGACCGCGGAGTGCGCAGGGAGGGTGTCGCCCTCGATGTGGGGGCGAACATCGGGCTCACCGCCGTCACCATGGCAAGGCGCCTCAAAGGTCCGGTCTATGCCTTCGAGCCGCATCCCGAAACGTTCAGCCTCCTTCGCCGCACGCTGATTGCCAACAAGGCGGACAACGTATCCCCCTTCAACCTTGCCCTTGGCCGGGAGCAGGGTTCGTTGCCCTTTTTCGTGGACCCCGATTCCAGTGCAAGCCATCTGGTGATGCCGCATACGCTTGGCGCCGATGGCAACGTGAATGTGGATATTTCCACGGTCGACACCTTCGCGGTTCCGCTCGAAGCGCCGGTCAATTTCATCAAGATCGATGCCGAAGGCGCGGAAGAGGACGTTCTGGCGGGCGCGCGGCTGACGATTGCGCGCGACGAGCCGAGCGCGTTCATCGAGTTCAACCTGTTCACGCTGATGACGGTGGGGGACAAGAACCCGCGCGACTTCCTGCAGATGCTGCGCTGCCTGTTCCGGTACGTCTACCGCTTTTCCGAAACCGGTGCGTATCCAATCCAGACCGATCCCGAAGCGGTGGGGTTCCTGCACGACCTCTTGATCAACGGCCACACCGCCAGCGATCTGTTCTGCACGTTCGATCCGCTTTAG